The window tagaagaagaatggaaagAGCTAGCTGGCGTAGGGTTACGAATAGAAAAAAGAGCAATACGATGGAGCCATGATGTTGGACCTGGACCTGCAACGGCCGCAGCTACCGGTCGCATCGTTATTTCGTAATGGACTACATCTGATTAGCTCTATACTTAAAACAAATATTGCACGTCACATCTGTCGACGGATAAAAGTAGCCATTAAAAAAATAGCGACAGATGGGAGTTAGTGCAACTCACGCCAGATTAGTTTGAGTGTAGAGTGCTCAAGCGCAGTCGAACTTATTAAACCCTCCAAAACGTATAAAGCTCCTTTCCCAAAGGCTCGTGTTGGCAGGGCAACGCCACAGACGAGTCTGAAGTGTCGAGTGTAGGCAAAATGGAAAACTGAACATATCAACAAAATTAGCGAGGAGAACGAAGGATAATCGAGACAGAAGATAATCATTGTCATTACGTAAAGTGCGTCCAGATGATAGCGGAATACTGAATCATGGCAACATCTAAGCATACAGCTTTTTGACCTCATGAGCAGATATTGATACGTCTCTTGAGATAATACACGGCGGTGGCTTCTCGTTTTTTCTCTTCGACATGCAGGTGGCGCCCAATATGCTGGAAAGACAACTCTCGGTGATATTACGTAAGCTACATACCCAAGGCGTGAATGCTTTTCTTTGGACAAACCAAACAAACATCGAATTTTCTCATCTACTTGGTTAGTCAAACCAGTCCGCAATGCTCGGCGAGAATACATCAGGCAATATCCCTGGAGACGTGTGAGCTTATCCAGAGGCCTCTCCCGCAGCATGAATGTCTCGCTAACCAACGCCAGCTCCAACCCATTCATAACCAAACCCAGTTCCCCCAAGAAATCCAGAGGGACTAGTTCCACTGACTCTACCTTAGCTTCGCTTCGCCAGGGTATGGGCCAGATGAACATCTCTTCTAAAGGTTCTTCAATCCCTTATACCATCGACATTCGAGAGCGGAAAGACTCCAAAGATACCCGCCGAGAACTCGACCGTTTCGTGCCCGCTCGCCCTGCGTCCCTCTCGCACAACCCTCACTCGAGCTCTACTTTACCGACATTAGCTATCGATAGCGCCGGACATACCCCGGATACTTCGACTGATCATTCTTTATCGCAGGACCAGTCGACACTCTCACTTCAAGCATCGCTCGGTCTTAACTCTAACCGCCGAATCCTGTCTTTCCGATCCGCCCCGCCTCTCGCGTCCCACGCTACTTCCCATCTCGATGCCCAGCGAAACTACCTTCTCCAGTCATCCGCCTCGGCCAACCGAGGCACAGGGTCTCACTCGACCAAAGATACCAAGAAGCGAGCACCGCCATACATGCCGGAGAGGGTGCTTGATGCGCCAGGGTTTGAGGATGATTATTACTTGAATTTGATTGATTGGAGCTGTGCAAATAGGGTGGCGATTGGGTTGGGAGATATGGGCTATGTGTGGGACGCGGAGACGGGGAGTGTGAGTGCGTTGGGAAGTGGTACTGAGTAAGTAGTCTCTAGTTAATATGGATAATGCTCATAAGATTCAGAGAGGATACAAATAAAGTTACATCCGTATCATGGTCCAACGACGGTGCATACCTCGCCATTGGTCTTGATACTGGTGATATAGAGGTTTGGGATGTGGAAGAGAACAAGAAGATGCGGACCATGAAAGGCCACTTGGCAAGAGTGCCGGCCATGAGTTGGCACGGGCATGTTCTTACTTCCGGTTGCAGGGACGGGAGTATTTACCACCATGATGTGAGGATTGCGAAACACAAAGTTATGGAGTTGGTGGGGCATAACGCTGAAGTGTGTGGCCTTGCGTGGAGAAGCGATGGGCAATTTTTGGCTAGTGGTGGTAATGACAATGTCGTCAATTGTTGGGAGTGAGTTTTTTAAGTGAAAAGCAGCAAGTCTAATGTAATGTATGTAGCGGCCGTATTGGTGCCTCGATCCTAAACGACGAGGGAACACCCCGCGGTGTGGCCAAGTGGACCAAAAGAAACCACACTGCAGCCGTCAAAGCCATCGCCTGGTCACCCTGgcaatcttctctcctcgCCACCGGTGGCGGAACAGCCGACAAACACATCCACTTCTGGTCCACCTCCACTGGCGCTCGAACTGCTTCCCTTCCCACCTCGACCCAAGTCACATCGCTCACGTTCTCTCCACACTCGAAAGAAATCCTAGGGACCCATGGATATCCGGATAATACGCTTACGCTATGGGCTTATCCGACGTTGGAGAAGATTTGGGAAGTGCCAGCACATGATTCGAGGATTATCAGTTCGGCATTGAGTCCGGATGGGACAACAGTGTGTACGGGTGCGGGAGATGAGAACCTCAAGTTCTGGAAAGTGTGGGAAGTGAGGCAGGCGAAGAAGGACAGGGACGACGGCGAGAGTGGGAGAGGCAAGACAGCAGTCAGGATTAGGTAGAGTTAGGTAGCGTATTATTAGTGTCCTAATATTTGTGACATGTCATGTATTTCTTTCGTAGTTACTTTCGCGACCTCGTTGCGCAATGTATTGCAATTtcaagaagatgaggagatCAGACGTACTTCACAGGAATTTAGCGATATTCTGCGCAAAAGTGTCACCGGTCCTAAGCGTAAGTCGGGGAATACAATAGAACGCAAACATAATACACCATAAGTGACCTTATATGGTTTACGTCAAGCGACTGAGCCCCTGATTGCCGACGATCCTTGCTGACACAAGACGACGTCTTTTCATTCCGTTCTttgaggatggaaagatAACCAGTCAGTTTCCCCCCAGGAGGACGTAAAAATGGACCGCCCAAGTTGACGCGATTATGATTGTAAGAAAGAATGGGTAATGGTTTTGCAAATCAGGTAGATTCATCTCTTTTTCACGTCAGACcagaaaaaagaaaagatgaaCCTTTTTCCCCGATATTCCCCCTCCGCCTTTTTGAATAAAAACCAAAACAAAAAAACCTAAAGCAACAA of the Cryptococcus gattii WM276 chromosome H, complete sequence genome contains:
- a CDS encoding Activator of the anaphase-promoting complex/cyclosome (APC/C), putative; Cdh1p (Similar to TIGR gene model, INSD accession AAW45287.1; directs ubiquitination of mitotic cyclins); protein product: MLGENTSGNIPGDVSNPFITKPSSPKKSRGTSSTDSTLASLRQGMGQMNISSKGSSIPYTIDIRERKDSKDTRRELDRFVPARPASLSHNPHSSSTLPTLAIDSAGHTPDTSTDHSLSQDQSTLSLQASLGLNSNRRILSFRSAPPLASHATSHLDAQRNYLLQSSASANRGTGSHSTKDTKKRAPPYMPERVLDAPGFEDDYYLNLIDWSCANRVAIGLGDMGYVWDAETGSVSALGSGTEEDTNKVTSVSWSNDGAYLAIGLDTGDIEVWDVEENKKMRTMKGHLARVPAMSWHGHVLTSGCRDGSIYHHDVRIAKHKVMELVGHNAEVCGLAWRSDGQFLASGGNDNVVNCWDGRIGASILNDEGTPRGVAKWTKRNHTAAVKAIAWSPWQSSLLATGGGTADKHIHFWSTSTGARTASLPTSTQVTSLTFSPHSKEILGTHGYPDNTLTLWAYPTLEKIWEVPAHDSRIISSALSPDGTTVCTGAGDENLKFWKVWEVRQAKKDRDDGESGRGKTAVRIR